The following proteins are co-located in the Pseudomonas synxantha genome:
- a CDS encoding HEPN domain-containing protein, protein MDHQALKTRHRQERESHHPNLTLRVHRALSWLNRAEQADDVDGRFIFLWIAFNSAYATDIDEQYRLSEQSTFKAFLDKLCALDTANLIENLVWSAFSGSIRALLDNPYVFQSFWDYQNGKISEQQWTERFASGRRAAQQALANRNTPAVLGVLFNRIYTLRNQVMHGGATWNSSVNRDQLRDCSNLLGKLVPVIILLMLDNPETLWGDACYPVVS, encoded by the coding sequence ATGGACCATCAAGCACTCAAGACCCGTCATCGACAGGAACGTGAAAGTCATCATCCCAACCTCACCTTGCGTGTTCATCGGGCGCTGAGTTGGCTCAATCGTGCCGAGCAAGCTGACGATGTCGATGGGCGTTTTATCTTCCTGTGGATCGCCTTCAACTCGGCCTACGCCACCGATATTGACGAGCAGTACCGCCTTTCCGAGCAGTCCACGTTCAAGGCGTTCCTGGACAAACTCTGCGCGCTCGACACGGCCAACCTGATCGAGAATCTGGTCTGGTCCGCGTTCTCCGGCAGCATTCGCGCGTTGCTGGACAACCCCTACGTGTTCCAGAGCTTCTGGGATTACCAGAACGGCAAGATCAGCGAGCAACAGTGGACCGAGCGCTTTGCCAGCGGTCGGCGAGCAGCGCAGCAAGCGTTGGCCAACCGCAATACCCCAGCAGTGCTCGGCGTTCTGTTCAATCGAATTTATACATTGCGAAACCAGGTCATGCATGGGGGCGCAACCTGGAACAGCAGTGTGAACCGGGATCAGCTGCGCGACTGCTCAAACCTTCTCGGCAAGTTGGTGCCGGTGATTATTTTGCTGATGCTGGATAACCCGGAAACGCTATGGGGTGATGCTTGTTATCCGGTTGTTTCTTAG
- a CDS encoding DUF262 domain-containing protein, with amino-acid sequence MTHESPVRVSTLAFDDLLKVGWPLALDSYQRGFVWGPDKLLQLTSDLAEFAGQPDKTLPYYIGAVLLHRDVHQSRRFIIDGQQRITALSLLYHRATGALPAGQVLSYSGQSARHIREGIQALKQQEPIAPEIIGKLRLTVIEVDSSDLAFTFFDTQNNRGVPLRATDLLKAYHLRAIDHADAEGDLKTALQQHCAERWEALQRQPAILSPGQDFAPNLFNRFLWRARRWRGAQTPAGRHETLLTEFQCDTWNHVADSRSSVDSVPLYATRHNRLATALTLTGDGEHVLHGSQLRISHNPANLPMALRQPIHEGVGFFLYADKYAALLQRLMNDPAPCAQVSFFRAIYRQLLCNNQEYLREIFMLCSLVYMDQFEVEQLTAFALRLEFLLGAIRLEKKQVKQETAANFFRLAELNLLDVIAQSYHPKQVLDFLQKRQQAVASLYADETIEVGNGVQGRYKRAVLAFYKVQADPECRNLADKSQWLEVFLKASHGGRHEH; translated from the coding sequence ATGACGCATGAATCTCCTGTCCGGGTCAGCACCCTGGCATTCGACGATCTGCTAAAGGTAGGTTGGCCATTGGCACTGGACAGTTATCAGCGCGGCTTCGTGTGGGGCCCGGACAAGCTGTTGCAACTGACCAGTGATCTCGCAGAGTTCGCAGGCCAGCCGGACAAAACCTTGCCTTACTACATTGGCGCGGTATTGCTGCATCGCGATGTGCACCAATCGAGAAGGTTCATCATCGATGGTCAGCAGCGCATCACGGCGTTGTCGCTGCTGTATCACCGCGCGACCGGTGCACTGCCAGCGGGCCAGGTGCTCAGCTATTCGGGGCAGTCCGCACGACATATCCGTGAAGGGATTCAGGCGTTGAAGCAGCAAGAGCCGATTGCACCGGAGATCATCGGAAAGCTTCGTCTGACGGTGATCGAGGTGGACAGCAGCGACCTTGCCTTCACCTTTTTCGATACCCAGAACAATCGCGGCGTGCCTCTGCGGGCCACCGACCTGCTCAAGGCCTATCACCTGCGTGCGATCGATCACGCAGACGCTGAGGGCGATCTGAAGACAGCCCTGCAGCAGCACTGCGCCGAGCGCTGGGAGGCGCTGCAACGTCAACCCGCGATACTGTCGCCCGGCCAGGATTTTGCCCCCAACCTGTTCAATCGTTTTCTCTGGCGTGCGCGGCGTTGGCGCGGTGCGCAAACTCCAGCGGGCAGACACGAGACGCTGCTGACCGAGTTCCAGTGCGACACATGGAACCACGTTGCGGACAGCCGCAGCAGCGTCGACAGCGTGCCGCTCTACGCCACCCGACACAATCGGCTGGCAACTGCGTTGACGCTGACGGGCGACGGAGAGCACGTACTGCACGGCAGTCAACTGCGCATCAGCCACAACCCCGCGAACTTGCCGATGGCACTGCGCCAGCCCATTCATGAGGGCGTGGGCTTCTTTCTCTACGCAGACAAGTATGCCGCCCTGCTGCAGAGGCTGATGAACGATCCTGCGCCGTGCGCGCAGGTGAGTTTTTTCCGCGCGATATATCGACAGCTGCTGTGCAACAACCAGGAGTATCTGCGCGAAATTTTCATGCTCTGCAGCCTGGTGTACATGGATCAGTTCGAAGTCGAGCAACTGACCGCGTTTGCCTTACGCCTGGAGTTTCTGCTGGGCGCAATTCGCCTGGAGAAAAAACAGGTCAAGCAGGAAACCGCCGCCAACTTCTTCAGGTTGGCCGAGCTAAACCTGCTGGATGTGATCGCACAAAGCTACCATCCGAAACAGGTGCTGGACTTTCTGCAAAAGCGCCAACAGGCCGTGGCATCGTTGTATGCCGATGAAACGATTGAAGTGGGGAATGGTGTGCAAGGTCGATACAAACGGGCTGTTCTGGCGTTCTACAAGGTGCAGGCGGATCCTGAATGCCGCAACCTTGCGGACAAATCGCAATGGCTTGAGGTGTTTCTTAAAGCCTCCCATGGAGGTCGCCATGAGCATTGA
- a CDS encoding DUF262 domain-containing protein, translating to MSIDSSLCTLQQLANRKDAAWCFNVPIYQRLYVWGDEQIKTLLTDIANAFDRGDTQFFLGGTLLVEKTTDEDRNQGMRRFDLIDGQQRFTTLWMLSTVPVWSQVMEDFSRVVLKERTIPRLHFSIREQVNDFLASMMPGGKATSSEIIDTQSMREAQQLMASFAQTYKRADGGPVDDEYLKALASFVYRNVSLVLTQVPEGMDLNKLFEVINNRGIQLQHHEILKARLLQDIPAESRFRFAALWNACADMSGFVERNLCLETQLEAHRLGDLYNKGQLLHAGAVHGLLDRKTDSAQTDGYDRLTLQAIVDGSVTDIGASPAAIAEDDGEAPWARSIIGFPLFLLHVLRIWLKEQGQADLPRVLDRQLLALFEAHLLAPADSAQRVARAQGFIDLLWRMRVLWDEYVIKWVDQGDDEIHQVCHTSISASEDKRYINRSRDNAVHQGLSLLQSMLYHSQEITTHYWLTPFLYFIHKHAHTVRGGGGEIERYYGFLCHLDNQLLGEVTDAALVVRSRRFMDDPWRTASALQFEAVLTEDHGVRFAHYWFYKLDFVLWYEQQRDHEFWGNFRFTAKNSVEHISPQTPQAIDTNTVSRDWLDRFGNLALVSRSINSEYGNLPYNEKRQRFLNKRAYEKRPDSLKMDLIYSKETWGEVAADAHQAAMLAAMQCHYQRVFTID from the coding sequence ATGAGCATTGATTCCAGCCTCTGCACTCTGCAACAGCTGGCCAACAGGAAAGACGCTGCGTGGTGTTTCAATGTGCCGATCTACCAGCGCCTGTATGTGTGGGGTGATGAGCAGATCAAAACACTGCTGACAGACATCGCCAATGCTTTCGATCGAGGCGACACGCAGTTCTTCCTGGGCGGCACGCTGTTGGTGGAAAAAACCACCGATGAAGATCGCAATCAGGGCATGCGCCGCTTCGACCTGATCGACGGCCAGCAGCGTTTCACCACGTTGTGGATGCTCAGCACGGTGCCGGTATGGAGCCAGGTGATGGAGGACTTCAGTAGGGTTGTGCTGAAGGAAAGGACGATTCCGCGTCTGCACTTCTCAATCCGGGAGCAGGTGAACGACTTCCTTGCCAGCATGATGCCGGGGGGGAAAGCGACGAGCAGCGAAATCATCGACACTCAGAGCATGAGAGAGGCTCAGCAATTGATGGCCTCCTTCGCGCAGACCTACAAGCGTGCGGACGGCGGGCCTGTTGATGATGAATATCTCAAGGCGCTGGCCAGCTTTGTGTATCGCAATGTATCGCTGGTGCTCACGCAAGTACCTGAGGGCATGGACCTGAACAAGCTGTTCGAAGTCATCAACAACCGTGGTATCCAGCTACAGCACCACGAGATCCTCAAGGCTAGGTTGCTGCAGGACATCCCCGCGGAAAGCCGTTTCCGTTTCGCGGCATTGTGGAATGCCTGTGCCGACATGAGTGGCTTTGTCGAGCGCAATCTGTGTCTGGAAACCCAGCTGGAGGCGCACCGACTGGGGGATCTCTATAACAAGGGGCAACTGCTCCATGCAGGCGCCGTACACGGGTTGCTCGATCGAAAGACCGACTCCGCGCAAACGGATGGCTACGACCGCCTGACCTTGCAGGCCATCGTTGACGGCTCTGTTACCGATATCGGCGCGTCTCCGGCAGCAATCGCCGAGGATGACGGAGAAGCCCCCTGGGCGCGGAGCATCATCGGCTTTCCACTCTTCTTGCTTCATGTGTTGCGTATCTGGCTGAAGGAGCAAGGGCAGGCGGATCTGCCGCGTGTGCTGGATCGGCAGTTGCTCGCCCTGTTTGAAGCCCACTTGCTGGCGCCAGCGGATTCGGCGCAGCGTGTGGCGAGGGCGCAAGGGTTCATTGATCTGCTCTGGCGCATGCGTGTGCTGTGGGACGAGTATGTGATCAAGTGGGTCGATCAGGGCGATGACGAAATCCATCAGGTCTGCCACACCTCGATTTCCGCCAGTGAAGACAAGCGTTACATCAATCGCAGTCGCGACAATGCCGTGCACCAGGGCCTATCGTTGCTGCAGAGCATGCTGTATCACTCGCAGGAAATCACCACCCATTACTGGCTGACCCCCTTCCTGTACTTTATCCACAAGCATGCGCACACCGTGCGGGGTGGTGGCGGTGAAATCGAGCGGTACTACGGCTTCCTATGCCATCTGGATAACCAGCTGCTTGGAGAAGTGACGGATGCTGCGCTGGTCGTACGTAGCCGCCGGTTCATGGACGATCCCTGGCGTACCGCTTCGGCGCTGCAGTTCGAAGCTGTGCTGACGGAGGACCATGGCGTCAGATTTGCGCATTACTGGTTCTATAAACTGGACTTCGTGCTTTGGTATGAACAGCAACGTGATCATGAGTTCTGGGGCAATTTCCGTTTCACCGCGAAGAACTCGGTAGAGCATATTTCGCCGCAGACCCCACAGGCGATCGATACCAACACGGTCTCGCGGGATTGGCTGGACCGCTTTGGCAATCTCGCGCTTGTCTCGCGCAGTATCAACTCGGAGTACGGTAATCTGCCCTACAACGAAAAGCGCCAGCGATTCCTCAACAAGCGGGCGTACGAGAAGCGACCTGACTCCCTGAAAATGGACTTGATCTATTCGAAGGAAACGTGGGGAGAGGTCGCGGCCGATGCTCATCAGGCTGCCATGCTGGCGGCAATGCAATGCCATTACCAAAGGGTTTTCACCATCGACTAG
- a CDS encoding DUF932 domain-containing protein: MAHLVEQMAYVGATPWHGLGNHLTQKQPLEVWQREAGMNWQIQESPVHFKADTVGNLGTIDSFPEQKVLYRSDTKAPLSVVSNRYQVVQPREVLEFYRDLTEVSGYELETAGILKGGRKFWALARTGQTTVLKGDDQVNGYLLLATSCDGTLATTATPTTVRVVCNNTLTISLNGATRAIKVPHNTRFDPQAVKKQLGIAVSQWDEFMYRMRALSERKVQWHEAMGFFMNVLCDVAPNSQLPEVLPNERALRKVQGLYEGQGRGATLESAQGTAWGLLNAVTEYVDHERRARSTEYRMDSAWFGAGASLKERALNAALQLAA, from the coding sequence ATGGCTCATCTCGTCGAACAAATGGCATACGTTGGCGCTACCCCTTGGCATGGTTTGGGTAACCACCTGACGCAAAAACAACCGCTGGAAGTTTGGCAGCGCGAAGCCGGCATGAACTGGCAGATTCAGGAAAGTCCAGTTCACTTCAAGGCCGACACTGTCGGCAACCTCGGCACGATTGACTCCTTTCCGGAACAGAAGGTGCTGTATCGCTCCGACACCAAGGCCCCGTTGTCGGTGGTCTCCAACCGCTACCAGGTTGTGCAGCCCCGTGAAGTTCTGGAGTTCTACCGGGATCTGACTGAGGTCTCCGGCTACGAGTTGGAAACAGCTGGGATACTCAAAGGTGGCCGCAAGTTCTGGGCTCTGGCCAGGACCGGGCAGACAACCGTGCTGAAGGGTGACGATCAGGTCAATGGCTATCTGCTGCTAGCCACCTCCTGTGACGGTACGCTGGCCACCACCGCGACCCCGACCACCGTGCGTGTAGTTTGCAACAACACCCTGACCATCTCCCTGAACGGCGCTACCCGCGCAATCAAGGTACCGCACAACACGCGCTTTGATCCGCAGGCCGTGAAGAAACAACTGGGCATCGCCGTCTCGCAATGGGATGAGTTTATGTACCGCATGCGCGCACTGTCGGAACGCAAAGTGCAGTGGCATGAGGCGATGGGCTTCTTTATGAATGTGCTGTGTGACGTAGCCCCCAATAGCCAGCTGCCGGAAGTGCTGCCGAATGAGCGAGCCCTGCGCAAGGTGCAAGGGCTGTACGAAGGCCAAGGTCGTGGAGCGACGCTGGAGTCAGCCCAAGGAACTGCGTGGGGTTTGCTCAATGCTGTGACTGAGTACGTCGATCACGAGCGACGTGCCAGGAGTACTGAATACCGCATGGACTCCGCGTGGTTTGGGGCCGGTGCCAGCCTCAAAGAGCGTGCACTGAACGCCGCGCTGCAACTCGCCGCCTAG
- a CDS encoding YqaJ viral recombinase family protein: protein METQTLQQSRSKPRPALRLVGTKQLPREDWLTVRKQGIGSSDAAAAIGLNPYKSQLELWLEKTGRDTSLPKLDLNDEESPAYWGNILEPIVASHYTKRSGHRVRRINAVLQHPDPKLPWMLANIDREVIGADDVQILECKTAGINGARLWKEGVPEYVQLQVMHQLAVTGKQAADVAVLLGGQHLEIHRIDRDDSMIARLIDLERLFWDYVVSDTPPPADGTASAEAALRCLYPEDNGQTLDFSQHTDLASTYLELKSVRQSMAQQETREAQLKQALQQAMGAATRAEFADGYISWKKSRDSTGLDVEQMLKDKPYLQARYPKIKTGSRRFLIS from the coding sequence ATGGAAACGCAAACGCTGCAACAATCCCGCAGTAAACCCCGCCCTGCCTTGCGCCTGGTGGGGACCAAACAACTTCCCCGAGAAGACTGGCTGACTGTGCGCAAACAAGGCATCGGCAGCTCGGATGCCGCCGCTGCCATAGGCCTTAACCCTTACAAATCCCAGTTGGAGCTGTGGCTGGAGAAAACTGGTCGTGACACCTCACTGCCCAAGCTAGATCTCAATGATGAAGAGAGCCCTGCTTACTGGGGCAACATCCTCGAACCGATTGTCGCATCGCATTACACCAAGCGTAGTGGTCACCGGGTACGACGTATCAATGCCGTGCTGCAGCATCCTGATCCTAAACTGCCCTGGATGCTGGCCAACATCGACCGCGAGGTCATCGGCGCCGACGATGTACAGATCCTTGAATGCAAAACTGCCGGCATAAACGGTGCACGCCTCTGGAAAGAGGGCGTGCCCGAGTACGTGCAGTTGCAAGTGATGCACCAGTTGGCCGTGACCGGCAAGCAGGCTGCCGATGTGGCGGTACTGCTGGGTGGCCAGCACCTGGAGATCCATCGCATCGATCGGGACGATTCGATGATTGCTCGGCTGATCGATCTGGAGCGGTTGTTCTGGGATTACGTGGTCAGTGACACCCCACCACCGGCTGATGGCACAGCTTCTGCGGAAGCGGCGCTGCGCTGCCTCTACCCAGAGGATAACGGCCAGACCCTGGATTTCAGTCAACACACGGATCTGGCCAGCACCTACCTGGAGCTCAAGTCTGTTCGCCAAAGCATGGCTCAGCAAGAGACGCGCGAGGCGCAGCTCAAGCAAGCCCTGCAGCAGGCCATGGGCGCAGCCACCCGCGCGGAGTTTGCCGATGGCTACATCAGTTGGAAGAAGTCCAGGGACAGCACCGGGCTGGATGTCGAACAGATGCTCAAGGACAAACCCTACCTACAAGCCCGCTACCCCAAGATCAAAACAGGCAGTCGCCGCTTTTTGATTAGCTGA
- the radC gene encoding RadC family protein, with protein sequence MKYHKLKAGETNGTYVMESPVTEADILQMAQQLAMSRLSKGRALTDPKQVFSHLQTLLQYHEHEVFALLLLDTKHRVISFRELFRGTLDGASVYPREVVKIALEHNAAAVILVHNHPSGDPEPSQADRSLTRTLREALNLIGVRTLDHIIVGSDGCTSLAEQGYL encoded by the coding sequence ATGAAATATCACAAGCTCAAAGCCGGTGAAACGAACGGAACCTATGTCATGGAATCCCCCGTCACAGAGGCCGACATACTGCAGATGGCTCAACAACTAGCGATGAGTCGCCTGTCTAAAGGCAGGGCACTTACTGATCCGAAGCAGGTTTTCAGCCACCTGCAAACGTTATTGCAGTATCACGAGCACGAAGTTTTTGCTTTGCTACTGCTCGATACTAAACATCGGGTAATCAGCTTTCGGGAGCTATTCAGAGGCACCCTAGACGGTGCTAGCGTGTACCCGAGGGAGGTGGTCAAGATCGCCCTAGAGCACAATGCCGCAGCCGTGATCTTGGTGCACAATCACCCATCCGGTGATCCTGAGCCCAGCCAGGCTGACCGCTCGCTAACGCGCACGCTCAGAGAAGCGCTGAATCTGATTGGGGTACGAACGCTGGACCACATCATCGTTGGCAGTGACGGCTGTACATCGCTGGCCGAACAGGGCTACCTGTGA
- the brxL gene encoding BREX system Lon protease-like protein BrxL, with product MDALDRKSAEVFEGYLVRKDLVRTFARQFPVPTYVVEFMLGRYCASTDPVEIEEGLEIVQRQLSDRTVRAGEEELFKARAYKTGSAKLIDIVSVRFVEKEGGYLASLPSLNLNRVRIPDKIVDDNERLLTGGFYAEVTLEYDSIIAEEKGNAFGIAELRPIQMSKRNVLDIMAEARTRFSSEEWRDFLTRSIGLEPSALSPRAIDAIMLRMVPFVERNYNMVELGPRGTGKSHLFQQISPYAHLISGGKATIAKMFVNNASGQRGLVCQYDVVCFDEVSGISFDTKEGINIMKGYMESGEFSRGKESIRADGSMVFVGNFDVDVEHQQRVGHLFGPLPAEMRDDTAWMDRIHCYLPGWDVPKMNKSLTTDHFGLVSDFFSECMSRLRFQSRVSAMQNRVHLGGALSGRDTNAVNKTVSGLLKLMYPGQDMAVSDEDLEWATRLGLEVRRRVKEQQKRVGAAEFRNTHFSYFIGDDGVEKFVATPELRADNEIGDDPLEPGQIWTISEGGADIDDNAGLYRIEVNEGPGSGVRILNSPAPAAFKESLRYAEQNLYSRTTQLIGDRDPRAHEFSVQLRAFDAAKRGSKLGMAALIAMCSSLLKKSVKGGVIVVGEINLGGSIEPISSAVNIAELAVEKGASVLLMPVTARRQLYDLSDDMATKIDIQFYQDARDALLKAIVE from the coding sequence ATGGATGCGCTGGATCGTAAGTCCGCGGAGGTCTTTGAGGGGTACTTGGTTCGCAAAGACCTGGTGCGCACTTTTGCGCGTCAATTTCCGGTTCCGACCTATGTCGTCGAGTTCATGCTGGGTAGATATTGCGCCTCGACCGATCCCGTTGAAATCGAAGAAGGTTTGGAAATCGTTCAGCGACAGCTGTCCGATCGCACCGTGCGTGCCGGCGAAGAAGAGCTGTTCAAAGCACGAGCCTATAAAACCGGCTCTGCCAAACTGATCGATATTGTCAGCGTGCGGTTTGTAGAAAAGGAAGGTGGTTACCTGGCGTCTTTGCCCAGCTTGAATCTCAATCGGGTGCGCATCCCAGACAAGATTGTTGATGACAACGAGCGTCTGCTGACCGGTGGCTTTTATGCTGAGGTGACGCTGGAGTACGACAGCATCATAGCTGAGGAAAAGGGTAACGCCTTTGGTATTGCAGAGTTACGCCCCATCCAGATGTCCAAGCGCAACGTGTTGGATATCATGGCAGAGGCGCGTACCCGATTCAGCAGCGAAGAGTGGCGGGATTTCCTCACACGCTCCATCGGCCTGGAGCCAAGTGCGCTGTCGCCGCGAGCTATAGACGCCATCATGCTACGCATGGTGCCGTTCGTTGAGCGTAACTACAACATGGTCGAGCTGGGGCCGCGGGGCACGGGCAAGAGTCACCTGTTTCAACAAATATCGCCCTACGCGCATTTAATTTCAGGCGGCAAGGCGACCATAGCCAAGATGTTTGTCAATAACGCCAGCGGGCAGCGCGGCTTGGTGTGCCAGTACGACGTGGTTTGCTTTGATGAGGTCAGCGGGATCTCCTTCGATACCAAGGAAGGGATCAACATCATGAAGGGCTACATGGAGTCCGGCGAGTTCAGCCGTGGGAAGGAAAGCATTCGAGCCGATGGCTCCATGGTGTTTGTCGGCAACTTTGATGTAGATGTCGAACACCAGCAGCGAGTAGGCCATCTGTTTGGCCCACTCCCAGCAGAAATGCGTGATGACACCGCCTGGATGGACCGTATCCATTGCTATCTGCCTGGCTGGGACGTACCTAAAATGAACAAGTCACTGACCACCGACCATTTTGGCCTGGTCAGTGACTTCTTTTCCGAGTGTATGAGTCGCCTGCGCTTCCAGAGCCGCGTATCTGCCATGCAGAATCGCGTTCACCTGGGCGGAGCACTCAGTGGCCGTGATACCAATGCGGTCAACAAAACCGTCTCCGGATTGCTCAAGCTGATGTATCCAGGCCAGGACATGGCAGTGTCCGACGAGGATTTGGAATGGGCTACCCGTCTGGGGCTTGAGGTACGGCGCCGGGTCAAGGAACAGCAAAAACGAGTCGGCGCCGCCGAGTTTCGTAACACTCACTTCAGTTACTTCATTGGTGATGACGGGGTCGAGAAGTTCGTGGCTACGCCGGAACTGCGCGCCGACAACGAGATCGGTGATGACCCGCTGGAGCCAGGCCAGATATGGACCATCAGCGAAGGCGGGGCGGACATCGACGACAACGCCGGCCTGTATCGCATTGAGGTGAATGAAGGCCCGGGCTCTGGGGTGCGCATCCTCAATAGTCCGGCACCCGCAGCCTTCAAGGAGTCGCTACGCTATGCCGAGCAGAACCTTTATTCCAGAACAACTCAGCTCATTGGGGACCGCGACCCACGGGCTCATGAGTTCTCTGTGCAGCTAAGGGCCTTCGACGCCGCCAAACGCGGTTCCAAACTGGGCATGGCGGCGCTGATTGCTATGTGCAGCAGCTTGCTGAAAAAGTCGGTGAAGGGCGGAGTGATCGTCGTCGGCGAGATAAACCTTGGCGGCTCGATTGAGCCGATTAGCAGCGCAGTGAATATTGCCGAGCTGGCTGTAGAGAAGGGCGCCAGCGTGCTGCTCATGCCTGTCACAGCCAGGCGCCAGCTGTATGACTTATCTGATGACATGGCAACAAAGATCGACATCCAGTTCTACCAGGATGCACGGGATGCGTTGTTGAAAGCGATTGTGGAGTAG